TTTAGTTGTTCAACAACATGTTCATCAAATTATCGAAAGTTTCAAACTTCTAGAAAACAAACCAGCGTAAACTAGTATTTTATTTGCAAATTTGAAcctattttcttaaaaataattcaTCAGTGAAATGATAGAATCAAACTTCTAATTTCGAAAttgataataaaattattatgtcaattgagttacgctaatttttcaaaaataatttgttattttgtttaaagAAGAAGTTGAACTCGAGGTCAAAAGTTCAACATCAATACTTCAATGTTcataatttcaaacttttagaAAACAGGCAAGCATAAATTAGtattttatttacaaatttgaaCCTATTTTCCTAAAAACAATATGTCGTCTTTTATCATGTGTGAGGTATGAGATTCGAACTTCTAATTTCGTATAAGCGCAATGTCAATTGAATTTTGCTCTTTTAGCAAAAATaatggattatttttttaaaagaaagtgaATGGCTACTATGAAATTAAATCAGTTAAAACTCTAACCTAAAAATTGTACGGATGTGGATTTTAAATTCTTCATTAAAACATTTAGAATTTTAATGGGTAGAATTATTAGGTGAAAATTAAAGAAACCGTGGACCATTTTCTCCAACCCAATAAAGCTAGAGTAACGTTACATTGCTGCCGTTTTTATTCCACTCTATTACTATTCGActttgtactttaaaaaaaaaaaattgatttactattttaaacaataaatataccCCCACCTTAAACTGaaaatgtaaattaataaaataaaattcacagattgtttttttttttttctagaaaagatAATTCGAATTTTTAAGAATTGAATTATATAGCTAAACGTAAAAAGAGGTATGAAAAACGTTATTAAAaacagctttttttttttttttctagagcACATTGTATAAGTATATCTTTTAATCACTAGGTTTTGAAGGCGTTGTTGTataatttggttttttatttttgaaaaagaagtttaTGAACACTATTTATGTTGATTTCTTTATATACTTTTTAgatgtttttaaaaaccaaattaaaatttgaaggcTAAAATCTTGTGTGgcaatgattttattttttatttttatttttttaaaaattaagtttatgaacAGTTTATAAATTTCTTGTTCTGTTTTCTAGGTTTCTTGTTAAAGATATAAACTACTGCAAGAAAATGAATATAATTttcaacaataaaaaataaaataatcatcaAACTTGacctaaaaaaatagtttttgaaattttatcaagaattcaaatgtttaattaagaACTATAACACCAAAAAAaactgttaaaaaaaaataccatttttaaaaaccaaatagctATCAAACCAAACACTCCATTAATCAAGATCTAACATATTTTTACCATTTTAattacaattatataaaaaaatggataaaactatttaaaccattttttttaaaaaaaaaacgttaaGAAAAGTTTGAAGCTTGCTCCAAAAGCAATTTTTTTCTCATAGTCTGTCATTACATTTGTTTTCACAACAATAATAtgcaatttcttttttcttttcttatctttttttttttttgagtaggAAAATATGTAAAGTGTTTaatattctatatatataaaaaaatgaaaccttaaaaacatctaaatggaAGGCTCTTAGACAAGATTGTGAAGTTGGGATGTGAAAAGGATGAACCGTTTCATTTTCATAAAACGAGTAAGTTTTTCTCACCGAACACTGTTTACATTTAACGGTCGGCTTTCAAGTCATCTGTACAGAAATTGGCTTACTTTGATTCAAATCAAGTATTCATAATAAACTAAGAAAAGGGCGTCTGGATATTCCTTTGGTAGGCTGCTTATATATAGATAGAACCGTGATAGATCTTCCTTTGAAACCTTTTCAGCATCAACCACATCTTCATTGCAAGTTAGCACCCATAAGTCTTCTGATTTGATCCTCTTCAAGCTTCCCCGGCAAAACGGGCACGATTCCGATCTCGTGTTCCTACAAATCATTCACAAGCAAAGACATTGAAGCAATCAAATTCATAAAGGGGAAAGAGATGATCTAAGAAGGTTTGCTAGTTACCAATTGTGGTAACATTTGATGCACATTGAATGGCAGCAGTTTGGCAACACCATTTTTGTTGAAGGTTCTAAGCAAATCCCACACTCATCTTCTCTTTCTAAATCACCCTTGGAGAGTTTTCCATCTCCTTGGACTCTTTTCTCGCTAGAATTACCGGACTTGACACGCTTCTCTTTAGCATTGTCGAACTCCTCTGCGTTTGCTTGGAGCCGTTGAAGGGATGGTAATATGACAGCTGAAGTAGGAAGTTTGTTGCAAACCAAACAAGCTCATAAGCTCATAAACTCAAATCATGCAATATAAATACATCAAcacaaaagaaggaaaaagctTAAACGGGattatgataaatttaattatatctatatttttaaCACTCCCCTCACTTATGGACTAAGGAATTTGTAAAATgctcaatatataaaaatcaatattaactAGGAAGTAAATGACATTTGAGAAGTTCGACCATAAGACCTCCAACTCTGGCACCATATTAAATCACCAATCAACCTAGGAGCTTAAGCAAATGAATAacagaaaatttaattatatttgtacCTCAACAAATACCACAACAGACCAAGGCTAATGATTTCAAACAACAGGCATCAGGATGGGTTGGAATTCAAAAAAAGGCTTATCTGTTTTCAGAAAAAAGTTTCAGTGAAAACCTCTTCAAATAACCATATCATAAATTCAACTACCTATTGTTGTTAGTTGTGTTTATAGCATAACTCATGTTCCTCCTATAATCATGGATATATGATGTAAAGAGTTTTAACTGCAGCTAAAACCATAACAGTTTTTGCATATGGTATTAGAGAACTAATTTGATAAACCAGACTACAAAACAGACTCTTGGTAGGCAAAAATGTACCATAAAAATCCTTGACAGTTGCCTTTCTTCCATGTGCTGATATGCTAGGTCTTCCATCAGTGTAAACCTAAACAAAGCAAATGACAGAACAAAAACTCAGACATATAAACAGATAAACAAAGTCACATATCCAAGAAATCATCCAACATTGAACAAGTCAAGAAAAGAGAGACCAGCCTTGTAAACAAGTATGTGGAAGAAATTTAGGTTTCTGGGAAGTATACAAGTGCATGAACAATCCAGCCATTGCATCAAAAACAGAAAGAAAGGAGCCAATTGATTGTAAACCAACTTCATTTGGAGATAAGAACCATGTTTAGCTCTTGGAATTGCAGCAGCCCTGCAAACCCAGAACCCAAAATTGGGAAAATCAGACAAATAAACAGATTACATAAACATCCCCACTCACAACTCATCAAAATCAACCATATTCATAAACTTAAATGCATCACAAAAACCGGTAAACAGATCAAATTCTCTATGaacagagaagaaaaatagTGAAGGGGAAAAAGAATACTTACAAAGCATTGGCGTGTTGTACATCTTCTTCCAGGACCTTCAGAGAATCCTTGCAAGAAGACCTCGCTAGCCGATAATACATAATCCACCAAATTTTCTGCCTCTTTCTTCAATCGGAAACCCCAAAAATAATACCCACAAAATTCTTTTCTTCTAGAACGTGCTTACGAAAGAAAACCCAGAAGAGAAATTGGGTTTCATCGAATCACCCACGAAGTTGTTCTCACCGAAAGGACGACAGAAAGCAACCTACAAAGAATGGGTTCTTCAACTTTcatcagaagaagaagaagaagaagaagaagaagaagaggctGTTCTGGGGCTTCCTTTAATCAAAGCGCATTTGGTGGTAGCGACTTTTGTGATTGGGGAAAAAGTAATGTACCACTATAAAGAAAGGCCGTTTTACGCTACCGGCGATTACCGATAAGGAAGGGGCAACGCCGTCTGAGAGTGGGAAGATgattccttcttcttttccgAATTTATctgtaaaaattttcaaaaatttttgtTGCTTAATCTTTCCACTACTTCGAGTTCAACTTCAGCGGttggtttcttttctcttttttcaaaAGATAATGAAAAGCCATCATTTTCTGTAATTATGTTTTcttcttaaattaaataatgtGAATCACGAATCTGCccttgattttaaaatatatatatacggTTTAAATATTACTGGAATCCatatacttttgatttttttttttgtccctcTACTTTTAAAATGATCATTTTtgtttatatacttttaatttttgttcattttatctatatactttaaaaatgttcattttagtccttatattttcaattttggttcattGTGGTCCTTGAACTAAAAAAGATAGTCTATTTTTACCCCTTTAAAAGTAATAATGAAAGGACCAAAAtgacaactttttaaaaatataaggatcaaaatgaaccaaagttaaaagtacaatgactaaagtgaatatttttaaaatatagacattgaaataaacattttgtaaatataaaaactaaaatgaatcaaaattaagaatatagagaccaaaataatatttaaatctatatttttATAGTAATTGTTTAAACTATAGCCATTAGATTATACATTGAGATTATGGGGAGGAGTGGAAAGATAAATATGTATTAGTTGTCTGTTTTTGTCTTCaataaatagttttgaaataatTCAAACAATGTGGATGCCATAAATTCatgattgagattttttttggtAGAGGGATTTTAGAtctataaaataagaaaaaaaagtcgAATTAAATGATTCATTGAGTAAAATattgtaataaaaataaacatctttattgtaaaattaatatttgtatttGATTCATGCGGTAGGATTTCACAATTACGTTTggttaaatcataaatttagttccaaaatttattatttgtatttcTTTAGTTCATACACtctcaaaattacaaatttagtatttaatttttttaaaaactcaaacacttaccggatataaaatttaaaatttatgattctattaaacatataatttaaccATTTAACTAAATATACAACCCACTCCAAACATAGACATTTCATGtattcttaattttcaaaatgttcaaattatattaataataatcttATCCTTGCATACCAAATATGacatctttatattattattactattattatttctcttttatttcaataatagtgAGGTTGGAAATCGAAGATTGaatcattaacctttaaaaagataAGTGATTATACATTAGATTACATTCGGATTGACATCATATCTGTTggattatatgtcataaaacttgcagtttgtaaactttaaacatattccATTCACAaaaaaagatgttattgaatatgtaaattacaTTTATAGATTCCTAAATCTAATAGACTAACGAACCCatgactataacatgaatacttaaattttatgtgaagacataaaagagaatcaagtttaagtatatagtcaaaacggtctataagtatatggatagggttggataccttatcttgagGATACTatagatgcggcccgctttgtatattgattcaaacgatgtgatctcaaagtcgttcatgtggagacatgcagtggggacatcctatgcaaaagatgtttgcataagactagaccacgaaatagtcacttttctttataatgaccgtttactgttaaaactaactatttcaattcgataacctaaggtaacttaatctcaatcctgagctaattatggacttctgtttatttggTATTATGTTTTAATCTGCATGGGGTGAGAGTGGCAACATCGccgcttaataagcctcccattttgaggataagaccgaatagatagctagagacatagttctataagataaaattcactcctacctgttttagggttagccaataggttgttcccttaagtactaacttctggtcttgaacaaaggggtctcgctctctctatggctgagagagactcagtttattggtaggactataaaccaattattcattagaggatcagtggatactcaaggagcaagatatattacaacggtaaaacgatatttttgacctagctgtaaatacgaacaacttgtgaaggatcgacttactgattatggttaaatcaagtggaaagaaatatatctacaatgaggagagtgtaaCTACTGAGTTATAGAGgtgtgtctcgatagttaacaaatattgattgattCGATTTAACgaatttaaccaattaatctcatatcgttagagttcatgatctgtagttccattaggtccctctactagctcattaaagGATTAAATCTTAGAATAACATGTTGAgaggatttgaaatgttcatattcaatttagggtttggattattatattcgatataatcaAACATTTAATTAACGAATTAAATGGTTTTtgagagttgaaaatatttcaatgagatttaaatattaattatatgaatagggattcatgttcggattgagtgttttattaatttaatatttgatattaaattatttcactacaagaattctaGGCTTTAGTGTCggttggaaaaattaaaaacgGATGTACAATGTcagtttctaaaaaaaaaaaaaatggatctttagtgtcggttttaaactgacattgtagggtttaatgtcagtttaaaactgacattgtaGGTAACCCTCTTTTTTGAATCCCAACACAGTTTTttaggttttattttattaagaaaaaaaagtctCTCACTCATTCTTTTTCCCTCTCTCTCTTCCTCCCTCACACTACCCGCACAACACCCTTCCTTTTTGTGCATTGCAGCTCGACCGCCACACCCACGACCTGTAGCGACCAACGACAGTACAACAACCACCAACGAGCTATGACAACGATGCTTGTCCGGCAACGCATAAAATATAGGCAATCATCTTCACATCCAATGCAGCCTACAACCATGAAAGACGTTCACGAAGACCAACTCATAGCGTCGTGACCTCCAACAATCGTGAAGCAGCTACCCATTTAACACAAGGCATACCAGCAGTAGTATTTCCCCTATTCAGTGTGTTTTGACACTTACCCATTGAATTTTGACAACGGATTTGAAATACCCACTTCCTAACGCCTCCAAATACATAGGATTAAGTGATTCgcgaaggaaatcaaacacgaggattttcatgagcagcgaaaagatcatttcaaattataatcatatatgaactttacaattacaatcataaatagaaacatacggttatgcattaattacagaaattacagcatgataatacaaaagatcaagatctgtctcttatacacatctagatgtgtataagagacagaccttaggtttcttggtgtgagaatctagagggtgggctctgtgtggacttgattTTGAGGCAGAAAGCCGGAGGAAatacaatcgtgtaaacgattgagcaagtggaagatggcagtacctatcgtataggtcgatgccaaatcatttaggaaaagctaagcgatcgtctagcaaaagctatgcgatcgtttagctaagtGTCTATCACCTACAAaaactccacgatcgtttaccttatccaagttgtcgcttagtaaatcctatttacttgacaacttccatgAGAATATTTTCgagagagaaaaatctcaaaacttAATTTctcaaaaacttactaaaaaataggaaaacatttttccttttaatctcacggttaccatgaaaccatcaataacctcccactcaattggttattagaaaaaaagagttaattatccaataattaatattattataaatataaatgataactaacttaccataatatatttataacctatagttttaatatttcatcacatgaaacatataaaccatagctcttttttctattccatggtacttattgtaaatctcatttacattaatcctccactcgatgtatctcatacaccataccgatcatatcatatataatcaaattacctattgtcaatttgaatatttcaaatcaacaccaaaaactgatcctcaactgaatccattgagctaccaaggggaccttatggacatgtaactcgaagctccaatgatatgtgaataactgactaaaatattttgtcaagggatccaccatccgttaactgtcaggcactctgctaaagaccgacagctgaactctccttaccacaaatatattatgtgtctatcttaaccaatcagcaatgtgacaacccttcacagatcgctcgtaagtacagctcgaccaataaccgttatgtccctgtagttacatctaactccttaagtaccactgaatcctctaatgaacataagagtcctctcttctaaagagaagctgtggccattatgttcaagccctggaatcaacccttaagggagtaatctctttacttatccttgcttcaggaaaggaatgaattccatctcgtgtattgagttcccagctcccagatcagacaagtccccaaaaaggtaggcatgttgagttgacaatctagccactctcacccatactaatcaaaggactgcccttaaaggcaggagttcccaaaacactcaagattgaagttgtgtcacctatggtcgtttaggtgagatgtaagtctctagtatcaacggcgttatatacagagtctagtcatttcatggtccaatcttatacaaactctttgtataggacacccccactcgcacgtcttcacatgaatggtcaagatctaccatctgtagtagtttacaacacttgcaaacctctacaaagtgggccgtatccgtagtgtcaccaagatcaggtatccgaccttaatccttatactatagacctatttaggttatcacttaaggcatgatccacttgtatatcacatatacatgcttaagtttacataagataaccatggagcttttcttattggatatgagtaaatggcagaatgaaataacagttattttattcatcaaacaatatgtatcattacaaacaacgagactccgagagaattaggatactAATCCTAACAATTGGATACTAACCAACAAGGTTTTGGGTTGTTTTGGGTCTGATCCAATGGGTATATTACTCTAAATCCCTTTTTGAAATAGTTTAAGGCTCTTTATATTGGTCTCTAACGCTTGGAAGCTTTTAATTGTAGATTTGGAATGGTTTTAgggttatttgaacaccttTCAGCATGACCCATGCCTATTTTGGTGAGTGTTAAATGTTATAGCTATGTTTAGAGCCTTTGGAACCAAGTTTAGATGGTGTAAATTAGCTTTTAACTCTTCGTTTTTCCTTGTTTGTAGTTTAGGCGTGATTTGAGGTATTCGGATTGAGGTTTATGGTCGCTTTGGATAACTTTACTTATTATGAATACTATTTTAGATTTCAACCAAGGTTGTGAACTCAATTTTAACCTTTGGAATTGTATTTCACTATCTCAGGAATGACTACACTTTTATTTTTCTGAACAACTACAATTTTCACC
This genomic window from Benincasa hispida cultivar B227 chromosome 4, ASM972705v1, whole genome shotgun sequence contains:
- the LOC120075784 gene encoding E3 ubiquitin-protein ligase AIRP2-like → MYYRLARSSCKDSLKVLEEDVQHANALAAAIPRAKHGSYLQMKLVYNQLAPFFLFLMQWLDCSCTCILPRNLNFFHILVYKVYTDGRPSISAHGRKATVKDFYAVILPSLQRLQANAEEFDNAKEKRVKSGNSSEKRVQGDGKLSKGDLEREDECGICLEPSTKMVLPNCCHSMCIKCYHNWNTRSESCPFCRGSLKRIKSEDLWVLTCNEDVVDAEKVSKEDLSRFYLYISSLPKEYPDALFLVYYEYLI